One genomic segment of Tursiops truncatus isolate mTurTru1 chromosome 11, mTurTru1.mat.Y, whole genome shotgun sequence includes these proteins:
- the LGALS1 gene encoding galectin-1 codes for MACGLVASNLNLKPGECLRVRGEVPPDAKSFVLNMGKDGNNLCLHFNPRFDAHGDTNTIVCNSKDGGAWGAEQRESVFPFQPGSVVEVCISFDQADLTIQLPGGYDFKFPNRLNLEAINYLAADGDFKIKCVAFE; via the exons ATGGCTTGT GGTCTGGTCGCCAGCAACCTGAATCTCAAACCTGGGGAGTGCCTCAGAGTGCGGGGCGAGGTGCCCCCGGACGCCAAGAG CTTCGTGCTGAACATGGGCAAAGATGGCAACAACCTGTGCCTGCACTTCAACCCCCGCTTCGACGCGCACGGGGACACCAACACCATCGTGTGTAACAGCAAGGATGGCGGGGCCTGGGGGGCTGAGCAGCGGGAGTCCGTCTTCCCCTTCCAGCCTGGAAGTGTTGTGGAG gtGTGCATCTCCTTCGACCAGGCAGACCTAACCATCCAGCTGCCTGGTGGATACGATTTCAAGTTCCCCAACCGCCTCAACCTGGAGGCCATCAACTACCTGGCAGCCGATGGCGACTTCAAGATCAAGTGCGTGGCCTTTGAGTGA